From Vigna angularis cultivar LongXiaoDou No.4 chromosome 11, ASM1680809v1, whole genome shotgun sequence:
CCGTTTCCTCATTTTAAGTTTAAGTCTATACgagaaaattgtaatttttagtccctaataaaattttgaagaaaattaaacaaTGCAAGGCTTAGTAGCAGATTTACACTGCAAGAAAAATCTCTAGTTTTGGGTACAAGGCAAAAACTTATCTTTTATACAAATGTAGGGACTAGTACTTAATATTCTCTCATGTAGGGAATAAATTTAAAGCTGGTACAACTATAATGAAGTACCAACTCTGATCTAGACACCAGACACAAACTAACATGGACATCAGGATATGGCTAATGTCCAAAGTATAGGACAcatctaatatttattttaatataacaaaaatctcaaatgaaaatgaaaatttatatgattcacactaaaaacaaatttgtaaaGTTATAGTTTTTCGATAATAATGGctctcaattaaatttttggAAACATACATCTTAAAAGTTAGAATAACTAGTTAAGCCTtatgaaaacaaacaaatttaggCTTCTAAGTTCTAAGAATCTTcctctaaaacaaaaataatggtTGTTCCAAGTCGAGAGGGATATCAGATTCTCCAGAACcaagtcagaaaaaaaaaggaaatactcCTTCAAATGTGAGCATATGATTCCCACTTTTACCTGGCAAACGAATAAAAATGCATATTGGGTTAAAATTTGAAGGATCAATTCTGGAACCTAATGCAGTTtagaaattgatattttcacataactttttttacatatctaaatgttaaaaatgtttTGATCTATATGCAATTCCTGCACAGGAAACCCATGATGTGTGTGGAAAAAAGGTTGTGCATGGAAATAAAAGTAGACTATTTCCGAAGTTTTATTACTGCTGTGGAACTCAAATGGAAAGTACTATCTGAGAATGGAAAATGGAACTAGAAAATGGGGTCCACTGGTGAACAAAAGTAAGAAAGAATAATATCTAATTTTCAGGTCACCGCACAAGGATTAAGTTGGGTTTTCTATTGGTTCTATCCAAGATTCCATTGGATTACCAGCTCCCCTCCAGCTCTCATATAAATACCAGTTTCAGCATGATTTCCACTGAAGAGAAGTGTGTATAGGAGAAACAAGACAAGCACAACAAGCATTCAGAAATTATCTTATTTGTTAGTTCCAGGGCTTGTAACAATTAATCTTGAAAGTGATCAAGAGAATCAAGAgaaatatcatatcatatcatatacCAGGAAATACAATAAAGAgaaatatcatatcatatccCAGGAAATACAATATAGAGAAATATCATATCCCAGGAAATACATGTTCAAGTATAATTCTAAAGGACCATCACCTCAAATTCTCTATCAGCATCACTATCCTTAGGTTCATATTACTGATATAATTAatgtacattttaaaataaaatactgactgatgttaaaaaaaaatattctttaaaacaaaCTTTTGAAAAGACAGAAACCAAGTGATGCAAAGAGAAGAAGGCTATGGAATTATTAATGGGGTAGATGTAGATGAAGTTCAAACCTTAAGATTAAGCTCGTTATACAGGGCCTTTACTTTAACATCATTTCTGGCTTTTATCAAGCGAAGCAGAACTTGTTCTGCAGAAGCTCTCGGGTGTTGCTTCTCATAAAGTTATGCCAACTCCTTCTTTGATATCTTTATCTTCACTTTCCCACTGGCATCAGGAAAAACTCTCAGTCTTTTTTTAAACTACCATTGTAAAATGAGATTAACCACATGGTTTGAACACAACCTGTTTGTCAATATGTCttgcataataataattagtatacCTTAGCTCTTTTTATCTGATAAGCATTATTATTCAATACCTTAGCTCTTTTTATCTAATAAGAATTATTATTCAATACCGTGATTGATGTTGAGCTGCAAAAAACAAAACCAAGTTTATGAATTCATTCATACTCTAAAATATATGgaagaatgtaaaaaaaaaaaattagaatgcTCAACAAGAAAACCAAGGAAGCCATGACAGAGGACATCACAAAAGGAACaaggttttcttttctctctgtcTCCATTACCAAATATATATCCTTTTCACCATCACATTATactcaaatcaaatttaaatttactagCACAAGAAAGGGAGGATGAAAACCCTATGTTGCATCGCACGACGATTACTCTGACCGATACCGAATGCGGTGACACGCCTCGCTAGATCCTTCATAGGGAACCAGATTTGggaagaatgaagaaggaagagcAAAACCCCTCCCACCAGATGAAAAAATCGAATGAAGAAAGGGAGGGAGCTCACAACGATGCCGGTCAGGCCAGAAGCAACTACTGTCGTCGATGAAGGAGAGCTGGATGACGACAGCTTCAACCGTTTGACGAAGgtgcagaagaagaagaaggagtgGAGAGTGGAGCTGGCCGCACCAGTACCGTCGCCACCATGCTCGCAGTGATTCTGgtcaagaagaagatgaaacatGGGCACGGTGTGAGAATGAAAGTTATTTTCGAGAAAGACGAAATGTAAATTATGAGCGCGGCAAAACGAAAAAATACTTTTATGGCAGTTTCTTATTAAACCatggaatttattttattaaaaaaaattacaatttatctGCGGTTTTCGACAAAAACCGTAGGAATTAAGAGAGGTTTTCAAAACCCCCAGTAATAAACCCCTTCTAAAATACGTTAATTTTGTAGTGTGTTAGCataaatagtaatatatatatatatatatatatatatatatatatatatatatatatatatatatatatatatatatatatatatatatatatatatatatatatatatttacaataaaatgttttcatatCATCACATACAAGTTCGTATATACAtggtaagttttaattttataataactattttaaatattatattaccaAATATTAAttcatagtttattttaatattgatggttatcattaaatttttttttacataaatataattatgatattttttaaatactcaCTACATTAtcaatttatactaataacATTGATTTGGGTTAGGCATACAAATCATTAATTATGAATACTACGCTATtgaataatgaatattttaaggataaaaattacaacaattaaaaatatatcttattatttttcataatttattctaataatGATTATTTTGGTTGAGTTACTTTAAGagaataatttatgtatttggtgaatttaaaaactttttggtagagctgtcaaaacagGCCATCCGGCCCGACCCAACTCGATCCATCACGGGTTCGTCACTTAGTGAACCAactcaacccgactcatttattagcgaatcagaaaaattcgaacccggctcgacccaccacgggtaggtgggtaaacgggttggctcactggctcacttaattacaatttttttaaataaaaaaaattacaaactttttataatacaaatctaaacaaatttcactctcaagtgtttaattaattttgaaaataaggaacttaaataattttttcaagcaaaaacaaaataataaatattttttataaaattaaaattaaatcttaataaaataaaattatgtaggtgggttggtgggccaacccggcccaccacgggttcaacccgcatgagccgggtttaaacgagccgggttgaaatctgacccgcataaaaaaaatacaattttttctaaccTAACCTGGCTCAAACCCATGGTGGACCGGGTTAACTCGCGGGTtgtaacccattttgacaactctacttcttaaaataaaataagttgctTGGATGATAATATTGAAAAGGATTGAAATTTTGGAATATctaaaaagtatttcaaaaaattaaaacaatgaaatttaaaatatatatatatatatatatatatatatattaaaaaatagaactgttaaatattatttaaatatttaaattttattataatattattttgtaaagtttaattttaaaatgaatgtttgcaaaatgaaattttgtgttactaatttataaaaaaaatgtaagatattttaattattttatcttaataaaatatttaaaaaataaaaataattcattgcaaacaatttaaatattatatattttaatttgttgaaattgcatacaaaaataatatataggaTTGTGAGATTAGTTACTTTTAAATAGACGCTAATTTACATTATGGATAAgattaagataattaaaaaatattctagctataaatttaaatgtattaaatgACAATATAATAACCGTTTATCATGTTAACTATCATTTTATATCATATGACCGTAAAAGAAGAAGTTATGATGACACAAAAAATTGTTCTTACATATAATTGGTTCATTATTATCAATATTGATATAGTTGGTTTatattgcaataaaataaaaaagaaaaagtagttTTAGTACATTAACTTTAATAAACAGagctttatattttttgtttttactttgtaaatttaaaatcttcggtatctcttttaaatttaattgtatatAACTTTTGATTGATTTACTCTTTAATAAACATATGTAACTGCCATTAAAAATTACCATAAATAAAGCGTATTATATTAAGTTAtcatttctttcttatttattattctataaaataagttacatatatataataatatttttttaaaatattattattcacgttctttgtaatgttatttttcattaagttATAAAGATTGAAGACTTACGAGTAAGTTTATACAgactaattttaaatatattttttactaggTTGTATGATGTATTTAATTACTCccatatttcaaattattccATGATCaactccaatttttttttagagtAACAAAATTATTGATTCGAATTactcatgaaaataaaattattaggcTCATTAACTGGCTATATTTTCTGAAATAATTCTAACTACTTTAtctaatattacttttatattaaagattctatgttaattaaaaatattatggaattaattaatatacatAAGTAACCATGcctttacaatttttttttaaagatttgttTAGGtaacaaattcaaattaaaaaagtataaaatttactttGTGATAGGTGTCTTATAAACAACTCATTATTTTGTACTAGATTGTCTTATGAAAACATCAAACATAAGTATGATAATTGGATGTagaatatacatatttttacaataattatttttagcaTATTCCAATGATATTTCAAACATTGAATAAATATAAAgcctataataataataataataataataataataataataactattattatattataaatttgtagcATTCTTTAAAATCAAttgtcattaaaaaaatattaacatctttttttttttatatttataataatgatttattattttaaatttaatgtaattcttatatattttttttaaaacttcaatataatttatttggttaaatcaacgttattatttttttgtttatgtaaaaattacaaaataaatatataaaaagaattgattattatattagGATATGTTAATTCCTCTTTTGAATAagagtaaattaataaaaaaatcttattaaacttttttaaaaaatataaaggacTACTTtctattcaataaataaataaaaatttcgaatagttgttttttttttttaaaaacattcttTAACAACCTATGATGTTTTGCATCATAACTTTTGTTGTCAGGTGTTGTGCAACGATTGGTCCATCGGAACCCTTCCCTCACAGCTGTGTGACGTTGCAGGTTCCTTCTATCGTCAAACTCGTACGGACGGGTATTCCGAATCAGAGACAGCCACCTTCGGATCTGAGACGAGACCAGATCGTTTCGCTTCCTTTGATTTTGTCTACTGCTTCGTAGTTTCCTATTCTCAGCTTCctgattttcttcttcttctcgttCTTTTTGTTGGAAGTTTCGTTCCTCTTCGTGTGACCCCTGATTCGATACAATGAGGAAGAAGCTCGACACCCGTTTCCCCGCTGTAAGTAAAAATTCGTTTTTCAGCTATCAAAGTTTATTCTTTGCGCGTAACTCTGCTATTTGGGGTCTCAGAAAACTGTGGAAAGTGAAAGGAATGTTTTTTCCGACTTTAATTGAGTGTTTCTCATTTGGGTTTATGGTTATTGGGAGTTTCTGGGACGGGGGAGGGGGGTTGAATTCATTGGTTAAAGTGTAATTCAGTGTAATTTCTGGGAATTTCTTTGTTTGTGGTTGGTAATTGGATTTGGTAATCAGTACTCTTCGAGTTGGAGTTTTGGGTATGTGGCCGAGTTTAATACTTGGAGGAAGAGTTCTGCCAGGTTTAATTCTAGGAAGTTGTTTGTTTGTGGTTGGTAATTGAATTTGGTAATTTAGTATACTTTGAGTTGGAGTTCTGGGCATGTGGTCGTGTTTAAAACTAGGAGGGAGAGTTTTGTCGATTGTAATACTCCTACACGACTTGAGCAGAATTGTCTCTTGTGGAGAATGCCCGTGGCGACGTACTAAAAATGGATTCATACTCATGAGGGTGGTTTGGAGATTGTGATGCTAATTTTGGGTGCTTGGCGTAATTTGGGTTCTGTGTGTTTAGTTATTGATGGATGCATGTGTTGAGACTGTTGAGGAGATTTATGATGAAAGGTTCATTTCATGTGTAGCGGGTTTGGATTTGATGGTTGTAATGTTCTTTCCCTTTGAATTGTTCTTATGAAGCTGAAATTTAATACCTTTTTTGTGAATCTTTGATGGAATGGGTTTAGAAATATGATGgtttctttgatgattttttcTGAAGCAAAGATATTATATAGACTGTAAAGTATATTTGTACACATGTACAGGAACATGATTTTTTACTTCAAGTTTATACTCTATTTATAGGTTAATGATCGTCCATGGATATGTTCTCTATAATCATAACGACTTTAAGTGCTCTAGAAGATTTATCTAAATGTTTAtaccttttattgttttctgctACCATGTATTTGCTGTTTTATCTCTCAATTCTCGGATTAGGTGACAAGTACATTATTGTTCAATATATAGCATGATATTTTAAGTCTTGATTCACTTTTCTTACCTAGCTAATTTCTCAAGCTTTTAATGTGTACGCTGATATGATAACCTCTGATAACATGATATATGATAATCAGTGTTTTAAAACCCGACTTGAAGACAATTGGTCTAATGGAACAACATATTTGAATTTACTACTTTTGTGTTATAACCCGGTCTTGATCTGTGGATATAACCTTGAGCACCTACTTCATGAATGGCTTTCTCGAGCGCCTATCCGCACAACTTCTCATGCTGGCTAGCTGGCAGCAGCTTTCTCCAACAGCTTCTCACTTGTTACTTCAAGTTTAAGGAAAATAAAGGCTAAACTTCACACTTTAGGTATCGAACCAAAGAGCTGGGATATTTACAACTTCTCAATTTACCACCATGACActaattgtttggaaaatgtgCAAATAATATATCTactatatacaaatattatgtGCCTTTCATCTGTTCTTGCGGTTCCACTATCCACTGGTTTCACCTGTAACCCATTAACTTTGTACCTCTACTGAGTTGACGACTGgtcaatttttaaaacaatgatCATAATGCAATTATTGTTTTAGGAAATACACTTGTCATTATAATTAGGGAGAGACACAATAGCATTACTGCTAAGTTCTATCCATCAGTTTTAACCATTATACTTTCCCAACACAGAAGTAATGTCTGATTAATAATACTTTTGATTACATTGTTTGCCTTGCCTCTGGTACTTGCATTGTTTACCTTGCCTTGCTTCTTGTCCTTACAtgatttttctctcttcttgtACCCTTTATTTTGTTAGGTAGCTGACAGAGATACCAATCTCCATATCATCAAATTTGAAGCATGCAGAAGGGGGAGGGGATGGGGTGGGAATTAGATTCTATGAAATGGGAACTAAGTTTTCAGTTGAACTATAATTCTCTTAACAAATTGGAGTGTTATTCAGATTCAATTCTTCCACTTTTCTGTtccattatttaatttaaaggaAAGAGATATTTTTAAAGAATGCTTTATCTGATGGAAACTATAATTTTCAGGCTCGGATAAAGAAGATAATGCAAGCAGATGAGGATGTCGGAAAGATAGCATTGGCAGTTCCTGTTTTAGTATGTAAGTTGCTTTTACATACTACCTAGTCAGTACCTTCCCACAGTTTCGTCATTTTCCTCATTGTTGATGTCACTCTTGGCTTTTTTACAGCTAAAGCTCTGGAGTTATTTTTGCAAGATCTCTGTGACCGCACTTATGAAATAACTCTTCAGAGAGGAGCTAAGACCATGAATGCATTGCATTTGTAAgtcaatgaatattttttatttaaagtttcttcttcattaatgaaCCTTTTGAACTGAAGTGTGTTCATTTTTGGGCGTATTTTACCCTGTgctgaaatttattttaatttttttaaggtgtgtttaaattattaaacacCTGAGGTAGCAAATACCAGTCCTCATCACTTGGTTAAAGATGGTCAAGTTCCATTTTACGTATGATAAAATCatactatatatttatatatttcttaactGATTTCATGtgataatttattgattttggtAACTCCTTTGAAATCTTCTTTTTGACTGGAAAAAGTCATTTAACTCGAGCCTTTAGttcaaccaaaaaaaaatcacatgttTGTCCTATGTTGATGAGCATAATTTCtcatttgtttttgtgtgtttagtAAATAGGCTCATAGGCCGTAGCTCATGAAGCAATTCAACCCTTTGTTGGGTCAACCAATTAACATAATCATCTTTGGATGGAATAGTTGCTCCTTTTAGCAATAATGGAGTTTTCTTGACCACACATAGCATGAAAAGTGcacatttttcttgaaaaagttTAGTTCGTGAGCCAAAATTAAGCCCAGCTAAGTGAAGGGGGCCATTTTGGCTTTGTTCCAGTCAAGCGCTGTAACTATGCTAGACATTGGTTGGCTACATCCATTTGGGGATTATAAGTGGTGCTCATATGAAGTTTGGTGTCTTTCCTCCGAAACAATTCTTTCCAAAAATGATTCAAGAAAATTGGGTCATTATCAGAGAAAACTGAGAACGGAAATCCATCCAATGAACCACCTCCTCAGCTGAACATGGATGAGGTAAAGGGAAAAATGTACAAAATCTGTTACTCTgtccactagtacaaaaataacgTCCTTTCCTTGTAAAACTGGTGACTTCATCATTAagatttcaaatataattaagattttgTGCTTTTTTTTGTATCTTTTGCTATGTTTGAACATAAGTTGACTTACTTGTCTGTAACTCCTTTTAAACTGAAAACCCTGAATAAGATTGTATGATAGCACTGTAACCAACCCTAGGAGTTACAAGTTCTATTTCTCTGATATCTCTTTCAAATtgttaaattaaactatataagAGTCAGGTCCTGTTTATTTATGACATAATACCACTTCTCTTTCCAGTTTGTCCATCAGAATTATATCTTGAGTACATTACAAGTCTAGTCTAACCAATGGCAAATGTAAATTGCAGGAAATATTGTGTACAAAGTTATAACGTCTTCGACTTTCTGAGAGACATTGTCAGCAGGGTTCCTGACTATGGGCATGGACATGGCCATTCCGAGGCTGGAGCTGATGATCGTGCCCTTTCAAAGAGAAGGTTTGAAGTTCAGTAACcgttatattttttcttatggTGTTTGATTTAACCATCCATATTAGCAATTGAAACATTTAAGAATGCTATATCTATCAGGAAAGCTGCTGGTGTTGAGGGCAATGAAAGTGATGAAGAGGCCAAGAGGAGTAAGATGGTAATTGCGTTTTCATGAAAATCCGTGataatacataattatatttcttaaataatgGTAAAGTGTCACACACACTGACAATGGTGCAAAAGTCGTTACATTTATACTGTctcataatattttcttaattctaCCATTGAATTATATCTAGTTATCATGTTGAAGTTTCACTTCattctaaatctttttaatgtttaaagcAAAAGCATGTGTTATCAAGTGGATATATTTGTTTTGCTTTGTTTTTAGagtaatatttttcattagaaGTTGTTCGTGTTAGGAAGGGAAGTTGTGTTGTGTGTAAAACGGCCTAATCTTGGACTTGTATTGTTTTGGTCAATAACATTTGTTGTGTTCATTGCAGCGCGAGTTGGGCCACACCAGCACAACTAGTAGGGGAAGAGGCCGAGGTAAAGGAAGAGGCCGTGGACGAGGGGTTCGAACTGTTGAAAGAGACATCATTCATCAGCAGGTTGAATCTGAGCCTTGCTCCTCTATTCAACAAATTAGCAATGATATGCCTAACACAAGTCTGCCAATAGATAATGGTGTGCAATCCAAGGAGTATACAAAGGAGACTTCTGCAGCTCATGAGGAAAGTGCTCAATCTTTCCGTAACATTGATCTGAATGCTAACTTAAACGAAAATGGAGACAAAAATGCCAGTGCAGCTGTTGAAGCTCCATTGCCTGAGCCTGCTGACATGGACATTAAACATGAAGAAATTCCAGGCTGGTCCCTATCGGATGCCGACAAGATGGCCATTGACACTATGCAACTGGCAACCCTCGCTAGTAGACTAgaagaggatgatgaagatTATGATGAGGAAGGGTAAATAACATGCACCTTTGCAGGAAGCTCATGGTAACAGAAGAATAACCACTTACTGCTAGCACTATGATCACTATCTTCTAGTAATCACTGTATGTGTCCCATGCTAATGTGATGACCCATTTCTGATGATTCCTCTCTTTATCTATTCTGATATGTATCTGATCTTGTGTAGCagatatagattttttttttccttaattgtAATGCTAGCATCATGAACTTTTAGGATTTAAATGAATGTTTTTAGTTGACAACCGCAGTGCTAGTTCAGGATCAAACTCTTGGTATATCTGAGTTACTAGTTGATTTCTTTATGTTGGATTGTTCAAGATATTTGTTAACTGATAGAATAGTTTTCTGGTTTTTGTTCCTCAATTGGAGAGAAGAATCTCAATGGATGTCAACTACATCCAAAAGCAATGAAAGAGACATAATTATCAAATTGCTGGAGAATATGTTACTTTGGGTATATATATGACTTAAGTTTTGGAGGGTAAGGAAGGGTAACGTTTTCATTTCTTGTAGATATACtttaatttggtcatttttaaAAAGAACTATAATGATAAATTAGCATAAACTTAATGTAATAATCTCTTGTTCTTAtctgaagaaaaaaacaaagttgttttcctttccttttttccCTTCTAAGTGTTATGTCTTGAGTCTTAGGCCTTGTTTGGATACACTTAATAATGAGAACTTgtaagagaagaaaatgaaagataaaataataaaacttctTTATTAAGAATACTTATGGCATCTATTCTTTCATGATTATCT
This genomic window contains:
- the LOC108334344 gene encoding uncharacterized protein LOC108334344 isoform X1; translation: MRKKLDTRFPAARIKKIMQADEDVGKIALAVPVLVSKALELFLQDLCDRTYEITLQRGAKTMNALHLKYCVQSYNVFDFLRDIVSRVPDYGHGHGHSEAGADDRALSKRRKAAGVEGNESDEEAKRSKMRELGHTSTTSRGRGRGKGRGRGRGVRTVERDIIHQQVESEPCSSIQQISNDMPNTSLPIDNGVQSKEYTKETSAAHEESAQSFRNIDLNANLNENGDKNASAAVEAPLPEPADMDIKHEEIPGWSLSDADKMAIDTMQLATLASRLEEDDEDYDEEG
- the LOC108334344 gene encoding uncharacterized protein LOC108334344 isoform X2 → MQADEDVGKIALAVPVLVSKALELFLQDLCDRTYEITLQRGAKTMNALHLKYCVQSYNVFDFLRDIVSRVPDYGHGHGHSEAGADDRALSKRRKAAGVEGNESDEEAKRSKMRELGHTSTTSRGRGRGKGRGRGRGVRTVERDIIHQQVESEPCSSIQQISNDMPNTSLPIDNGVQSKEYTKETSAAHEESAQSFRNIDLNANLNENGDKNASAAVEAPLPEPADMDIKHEEIPGWSLSDADKMAIDTMQLATLASRLEEDDEDYDEEG